A single window of Halococcus saccharolyticus DSM 5350 DNA harbors:
- a CDS encoding nitrite/sulfite reductase, producing MPSKVEGWKDEVYGEEVREHLFEFAEKGWEAIPEDEHDAWFERFKWWGLYHQRNGQESYFMMRIGTPNGVLKPGQLEVVGEIADEYARGPADNPEFGGAYCDWTTRQSIQLHWIRIEDVPEIFEKLEANGMSTIQACGDSWRNIVGCPVAGKDKHEHVDAWPVAEELHEEFKGNEAYSNMPRKWKVSVTGCDEGCGQGDINDLAFEPAEKEIDGEKKMGFNVRVGGGLSRKEPRFARDIDVFCTPEDAPKVSAGMSALFRDHGDRDDRFNARIKFLVDEWGTEKIRKTLQEEYIDYELPTAGEDLREDYTYNAGRQDEHGDHVGVHEQPDGNYYVGLDVLVGRMGAEDTLELAALADEYGSGEVRLTQRQNVIVTDVPEDDLDAFLDEPLLEDYSPDPHPFMRGSIACTGTEYCSLSIVETKNRQVRYARWLKENVELPDGIEDFHIHLSGCTASCAQPQIADISLRGMKTRKDGEPVEAFDIGLGGGLGENPHFADWIAMRVAADEVPGYIANVLAAYEDESDGSESFREFIAARDEDELEALADPEETDYEDPFMHNTKMTWYPYAEEDDMDDRPTPARADGTPIPADD from the coding sequence ATGCCGAGTAAAGTCGAGGGCTGGAAAGACGAGGTCTACGGTGAGGAGGTCCGCGAGCATCTCTTCGAGTTCGCCGAGAAGGGATGGGAGGCGATCCCCGAAGACGAACACGACGCGTGGTTCGAGCGGTTCAAATGGTGGGGGCTGTACCACCAGCGAAACGGCCAGGAGAGCTACTTCATGATGCGGATCGGGACGCCCAATGGGGTACTGAAGCCCGGCCAACTGGAAGTCGTCGGCGAGATCGCTGACGAGTACGCCCGCGGTCCGGCCGACAACCCCGAGTTCGGCGGCGCGTACTGCGACTGGACCACGCGCCAGTCGATCCAGCTCCACTGGATTCGGATCGAGGACGTCCCGGAAATCTTCGAGAAGCTGGAGGCGAACGGGATGTCGACCATCCAGGCCTGCGGCGACTCGTGGCGCAACATCGTCGGCTGTCCGGTCGCAGGCAAGGACAAACACGAACACGTCGACGCGTGGCCGGTCGCCGAAGAGCTCCACGAGGAGTTCAAGGGTAACGAGGCGTACTCGAACATGCCTCGGAAGTGGAAGGTCTCGGTCACGGGCTGTGACGAGGGCTGCGGCCAGGGCGACATCAACGACCTCGCGTTCGAACCTGCCGAAAAGGAGATCGACGGCGAGAAGAAGATGGGGTTCAACGTCCGCGTCGGCGGCGGTCTCTCGCGGAAGGAACCGCGCTTCGCACGCGACATCGATGTGTTCTGCACGCCCGAGGACGCGCCGAAGGTCTCGGCCGGGATGTCCGCACTCTTTCGGGACCACGGCGACCGCGACGACCGGTTCAACGCCCGCATCAAGTTCCTCGTCGACGAGTGGGGCACCGAGAAGATCCGCAAGACGCTTCAGGAGGAGTACATTGACTACGAGCTCCCCACGGCCGGTGAGGACCTCCGCGAGGACTACACCTACAACGCGGGCCGCCAGGACGAACACGGCGACCACGTCGGCGTCCACGAACAGCCCGACGGCAACTACTACGTTGGCCTCGACGTCCTTGTGGGGCGGATGGGAGCCGAAGACACGCTCGAACTCGCCGCCCTTGCCGACGAGTACGGTTCGGGCGAGGTCCGGCTGACTCAGCGCCAGAACGTCATCGTGACCGACGTTCCCGAGGACGATCTCGACGCGTTCCTCGACGAACCCCTTCTTGAGGACTACTCGCCCGACCCGCATCCGTTCATGCGCGGCTCGATCGCCTGCACCGGAACCGAATACTGCTCGCTCTCGATCGTCGAGACGAAAAACCGCCAGGTCCGGTACGCCCGCTGGCTCAAGGAGAACGTCGAGCTTCCCGACGGGATCGAGGACTTCCACATTCACCTCTCGGGCTGTACCGCGTCGTGTGCACAGCCACAGATCGCCGATATCAGCCTGCGCGGGATGAAGACCAGAAAGGACGGCGAACCCGTCGAGGCGTTCGACATCGGGCTCGGCGGCGGACTCGGTGAGAACCCTCACTTCGCCGATTGGATCGCGATGCGAGTCGCGGCCGACGAGGTGCCGGGCTACATCGCGAACGTCCTCGCGGCCTACGAGGACGAATCCGACGGCTCCGAGAGCTTCCGGGAGTTCATCGCCGCACGCGACGAGGACGAACTCGAAGCGCTCGCCGATCCCGAAGAGACCGACTACGAGGACCCGTTCATGCACAACACGAAGATGACGTGGTATCCTTACGCCGAGGAGGACGACATGGACGACCGGCCGACGCCCGCCCGCGCCGACGGCACCCCGATCCCAGCGGACGACTGA
- a CDS encoding LiaF domain-containing protein: MELNHYTVFSSDERRVTTAGFRGGRVTAVFAELELDLRAAETPGFPAVIDLRTVFAETTITVPNDWNVDVRLSTPLCEFRDRRSVRVAGEGSAGGPDLVLTGFGVISEITLRG, translated from the coding sequence ATGGAACTGAACCACTACACAGTCTTCAGCAGCGACGAGCGGCGGGTCACCACCGCGGGGTTCAGGGGTGGGCGGGTGACGGCGGTGTTCGCCGAACTCGAACTCGACTTGCGGGCCGCGGAGACACCCGGATTCCCGGCAGTGATCGATCTGCGTACAGTCTTTGCCGAGACAACCATCACCGTTCCTAACGACTGGAACGTGGACGTACGATTGTCGACGCCGCTGTGTGAGTTCCGGGACAGGCGTTCGGTCCGTGTGGCTGGGGAGGGATCGGCAGGCGGCCCCGATCTCGTGCTGACCGGGTTCGGCGTGATCTCCGAGATCACACTCAGGGGGTGA
- a CDS encoding DUF6360 family protein: MSDRILKVNAYTTLDLLDGQAEGHEFEEDALAVLNVTSARKNPDHVQLQLELDNTDLDTLPAHADEVKLSPDQAREVAAALEDHAADVEAAGN, encoded by the coding sequence ATGAGCGACCGCATTCTGAAAGTCAACGCCTACACAACGCTCGATCTGCTCGACGGCCAGGCGGAGGGCCACGAGTTCGAGGAGGACGCGCTTGCCGTGTTGAACGTCACATCAGCCAGAAAGAACCCGGATCACGTCCAGCTCCAGCTCGAACTCGACAACACCGATCTCGATACCCTTCCTGCTCACGCCGACGAGGTGAAGCTCTCGCCCGACCAGGCCCGCGAGGTCGCGGCCGCGCTCGAAGACCACGCCGCCGATGTCGAGGCTGCGGGGAACTGA
- a CDS encoding oxidoreductase → MAFDGGWTAERMGNLDGKTVIVTGANSGLGYEAAREFATHGANVVLACRSVERGVEAGERIREDAPETSLTVIELDLADLASVGRFAADFTDTHDELHVLCNNAGVMAIPRSETVDGFETQFGVNHLGHFALTGTLLEHLHETDGETRVVTQSSGLHENGEIDFDDLQGEDSYDEWAAYGQSKLANVLFAYELHRRLRNAGVDDVTSVACHPGYAATDLQRRGPEQAGETLRLWGMKAANAVIAQDAATGALPMLYAATDPDLSGGEYVGPGGFRNMRGHPEEQRSSERSYDEATAARLWGVSEELTGVTYDFDVAAN, encoded by the coding sequence ATGGCATTCGACGGCGGCTGGACCGCGGAACGAATGGGGAATCTCGACGGCAAAACGGTGATCGTCACCGGCGCGAACAGCGGCCTCGGTTACGAGGCGGCGCGGGAGTTCGCGACCCACGGCGCGAACGTCGTCCTCGCGTGTCGCAGCGTCGAGCGTGGTGTCGAGGCGGGCGAACGAATCAGGGAGGACGCACCCGAAACCTCGCTTACGGTCATCGAGCTCGATCTCGCGGACCTCGCGTCGGTCGGTCGGTTCGCCGCCGACTTCACCGATACTCACGACGAACTCCACGTGCTCTGCAACAACGCTGGCGTGATGGCGATCCCGAGGAGCGAGACCGTCGACGGGTTCGAGACTCAGTTCGGCGTCAATCATTTGGGGCACTTCGCGCTCACTGGAACCCTCCTCGAACATCTCCACGAGACCGACGGTGAGACCCGTGTCGTGACCCAAAGCAGCGGCCTCCACGAGAACGGCGAGATCGATTTCGACGATCTCCAGGGCGAGGATTCCTACGACGAGTGGGCGGCCTACGGCCAGAGCAAGCTCGCGAACGTCCTCTTCGCCTACGAACTTCACCGTCGACTCCGGAACGCCGGCGTCGACGACGTGACCAGCGTGGCGTGTCACCCCGGCTACGCGGCGACGGACCTCCAGCGCCGCGGCCCCGAGCAGGCAGGCGAGACCCTCCGGCTGTGGGGAATGAAAGCCGCGAACGCCGTGATCGCCCAGGACGCCGCGACGGGCGCGCTGCCCATGCTCTACGCCGCCACCGACCCCGATCTGAGCGGCGGCGAGTACGTCGGCCCCGGCGGCTTCCGAAACATGCGCGGCCACCCCGAAGAACAGCGCTCCAGCGAACGCTCGTACGACGAGGCGACCGCGGCGCGACTCTGGGGTGTTTCGGAGGAACTGACCGGCGTCACCTACGACTTCGACGTCGCGGCGAACTGA
- a CDS encoding MBL fold metallo-hydrolase, translating to MNLRFLGGAREVGRSAVLVNESLLLDYGMRSGTPPGFPVGSVDPEAVVVSHGHLDHAGAVPGLLSGDSRPSIHWTPPTGELARTLARDTLKLHGGSYRCPFTETDLKRVSEVAENHGYRETFTAADHEITFFDAGHIPGSAHVLVDDGETRLLYTGDFHTGTPRNDGSAEDHANERKGSVGGQRLVPPTTARPEADVVICESTYSDVAHEDRAAVEERFVESVRTTLWEGGTVVIPAFAIGRTQELLLVCEEYDIPCYVDGMGKGVTKMLRQYPDFVRDADALQRATSHARFVTGRDGQRERIAEQSTAIVTTSGMLSGGPAMTYIPAISGHPVNKITLTGYQVEGTPGRDLLDTGSAEIDGRRMPVSAQVEQYDFSAHADREGLFGYLDSYRDNRVLVNHGDRCEAFAAELRNGGIDAVAPDLGDTIEV from the coding sequence ATGAATCTCCGTTTTCTCGGTGGCGCTCGCGAGGTCGGCCGGAGCGCCGTCCTCGTCAACGAATCCCTCTTGCTCGATTACGGGATGCGATCGGGCACGCCGCCGGGCTTTCCCGTCGGATCGGTCGATCCCGAGGCGGTGGTGGTCTCGCACGGCCACCTCGACCACGCCGGGGCCGTGCCCGGACTACTTTCGGGTGATTCCCGCCCCTCGATCCACTGGACGCCGCCGACCGGCGAGCTCGCTCGGACCCTCGCGCGGGACACGCTCAAACTCCACGGCGGCTCCTATCGGTGTCCGTTCACCGAGACCGATCTCAAACGCGTCAGTGAAGTCGCCGAGAACCACGGCTACCGCGAGACGTTCACTGCCGCCGACCACGAGATAACGTTCTTCGACGCGGGCCACATCCCCGGCAGCGCGCACGTCCTCGTGGATGACGGCGAGACACGGCTGCTCTACACGGGGGATTTCCACACCGGAACTCCCCGAAACGACGGCAGTGCTGAAGACCACGCGAACGAGCGCAAAGGGTCCGTCGGCGGACAGCGACTCGTTCCACCGACCACCGCACGTCCGGAGGCGGACGTTGTGATCTGTGAGAGTACGTACTCGGACGTCGCACACGAGGACCGCGCCGCAGTCGAGGAGCGCTTCGTCGAAAGCGTCCGGACGACGCTGTGGGAGGGCGGGACGGTGGTGATTCCAGCGTTCGCGATCGGCCGCACTCAAGAGCTGTTGCTCGTCTGCGAAGAGTACGACATCCCGTGTTACGTCGACGGGATGGGCAAGGGGGTGACGAAGATGCTCCGCCAGTACCCCGATTTCGTCCGCGACGCCGACGCGCTCCAGCGAGCCACGAGCCACGCCAGATTCGTCACAGGACGGGATGGCCAGCGAGAGCGGATCGCCGAGCAATCGACCGCGATCGTCACCACCAGCGGAATGCTGTCGGGCGGCCCCGCGATGACGTACATCCCCGCGATCTCTGGCCACCCGGTGAACAAGATCACGCTCACCGGCTACCAGGTCGAGGGGACGCCGGGCCGCGATCTTCTCGACACCGGAAGTGCGGAGATCGACGGTCGCCGGATGCCGGTGAGCGCGCAGGTCGAGCAGTACGATTTCTCGGCACACGCCGACCGAGAAGGGCTGTTCGGCTACCTCGATTCGTACCGCGATAACCGAGTGCTCGTCAACCACGGCGATCGGTGCGAGGCGTTCGCCGCGGAGCTACGCAACGGGGGGATCGACGCCGTCGCCCCCGATCTCGGCGACACCATCGAGGTGTAG
- the coxB gene encoding cytochrome c oxidase subunit II, which produces MIDDGVSMHPMVPFTALAVPLQSGIVPDGGRDEIFRSIFVVFLVLGTIVGVVVIGYMLYNGYKFRDRGERDGDDGIDRPELGELPEGGGGGRKLALSLLLSAAIVISLITWTYFALVDVETRATETDDSLNVQVEGYQFGWEFIYPNGNSSETLRVPANTTVQLTVTSRDVFHNFGIPAFKMKTDAIPGQTTDTWFQPNETGTYQAQCFELCGAGHSAMNANVTVMDPAAYQQWYENITPSNATTGNATATNASATASNATAATNGTTAA; this is translated from the coding sequence ATGATCGATGACGGAGTTTCGATGCACCCGATGGTCCCGTTCACGGCGCTCGCGGTACCGCTCCAGAGCGGCATCGTCCCGGACGGCGGTCGAGACGAGATATTCCGGTCGATCTTCGTCGTGTTTCTCGTCCTCGGGACGATCGTCGGGGTCGTCGTCATCGGGTACATGCTCTACAATGGCTACAAGTTCCGTGACCGCGGGGAGCGGGACGGCGACGACGGGATCGACCGTCCCGAACTGGGCGAACTCCCCGAGGGCGGCGGTGGTGGGCGGAAGCTCGCGCTGTCGCTCCTGTTGAGCGCCGCCATCGTGATCTCGCTCATCACGTGGACGTACTTCGCACTCGTGGACGTCGAAACCCGAGCGACTGAGACCGACGACAGCCTCAACGTGCAGGTCGAGGGATACCAGTTCGGCTGGGAGTTCATCTATCCGAACGGCAACTCTTCCGAGACGCTCCGGGTGCCCGCGAACACGACGGTACAGCTCACCGTCACCTCGCGGGACGTCTTCCACAACTTCGGGATTCCAGCGTTCAAGATGAAAACCGACGCTATCCCGGGTCAGACCACCGATACGTGGTTCCAACCCAACGAGACCGGGACGTATCAGGCCCAGTGTTTCGAGCTCTGTGGCGCGGGCCACTCCGCGATGAACGCGAACGTGACCGTCATGGACCCTGCGGCGTACCAGCAGTGGTACGAAAACATCACGCCGAGCAACGCCACGACGGGTAACGCGACAGCAACCAACGCGTCTGCAACGGCGAGCAACGCGACGGCAGCGACCAACGGGACCACAGCAGCATGA
- a CDS encoding cbb3-type cytochrome c oxidase subunit I: MTDRSEPTPDGGYAGAGQELPATTDEHATTESHGLPPYGSVKRWFVTTNHKDVGILYTVTALFFLVFGGVLALLMRVQLFSPGSGVLSPMGYNQTVSTHGLIMVFWFLSPFAFGFANYVVPLQIGAKDLAFPRLNALSYWLYLFSGLLLGVSFFQGGTFAGGWTMYAPLNIPTYTPSIGASTAILALLLFVVSVTVSSVNFLTTMHRMRAEGLTLRRLPLFTWTILLTVWMMLFAFAALLAALVILSSDRLLGTTYFAVTSPGGSILWTHLFWFFGHPEVYIVFFPALGVMAETFQTFTGRRIVGRKWFIAAMVLVALQSFVVWMHHMFLTSINLQIKTLFMATTIGISLPFDLMVFSLIYTTIKGKVRFATPFLFTFGSLILFIVGGITGVFLGAVVLDYQFRGTYWVVAHFHYVMVGGVTALIGGLYYWFPKMTGKMYDEFLGKVHFWLYFIGFNLLYFPMFVAWETPRRVFEYPEELTIWHQLATVGGFILGASFLVMFYNLTKSLVDGEAADGNPWAYSTTAEWAIPSPPPLENFPGVPSYRSGSLDFLGGSPEVADGGEVTDGGTLTTPDAQAHEAHAGEPESHASIWPFAIGVGAFFVFLGLSGFQEGTLAPGFAGGTYLTFALVGTAITGVSLVALGRERFHAPTGPFGESWPFEAVENTKLGVWIFLASDIVLFGAFIGSYVFVRISAGWTGWELVPGDSIPGLMNTYLLLTSSFTVILALVAAEKRSRWGVVTCITTTILLGIGFLVNKGLEWNHLFHEGIAISSNVRTSTFFLTTGLHAAHVIIGLLIAVYMLVRAWRGAYLDDERPLEYFGLYWHFVDIVWLFLFPLFYIL, from the coding sequence ATGACCGATCGATCAGAACCGACGCCGGACGGGGGGTACGCGGGGGCGGGCCAAGAGCTCCCGGCGACGACCGACGAGCACGCTACGACGGAATCGCACGGACTGCCGCCGTACGGATCGGTCAAGCGGTGGTTCGTCACCACGAACCACAAGGACGTCGGGATCCTCTACACCGTGACTGCGCTGTTCTTCCTCGTGTTCGGGGGCGTTCTCGCACTCCTGATGCGAGTCCAGCTCTTTTCGCCTGGATCGGGAGTCCTCAGTCCGATGGGGTACAACCAGACCGTCTCGACGCACGGTCTCATCATGGTCTTCTGGTTCCTCTCGCCGTTTGCGTTCGGCTTCGCGAACTACGTCGTTCCGCTCCAAATCGGCGCGAAGGACCTCGCCTTCCCTCGATTGAACGCGCTCAGCTACTGGCTGTACCTCTTTTCGGGACTGTTGCTCGGGGTCTCGTTCTTCCAGGGTGGAACGTTCGCCGGCGGTTGGACGATGTACGCGCCACTGAACATTCCGACCTATACGCCGAGTATCGGGGCGAGCACGGCGATCCTCGCCCTTCTCCTGTTCGTGGTGAGCGTCACCGTCTCCTCGGTGAACTTCCTGACCACGATGCACCGGATGCGCGCCGAGGGGCTGACCCTCCGGCGGCTCCCGCTCTTCACCTGGACCATCCTCCTCACCGTGTGGATGATGCTGTTCGCCTTCGCGGCGCTGCTCGCGGCGCTCGTGATCCTCTCGTCGGACCGGCTTCTCGGGACAACGTACTTCGCCGTCACCAGCCCCGGCGGGTCGATCCTCTGGACCCACTTGTTCTGGTTCTTCGGCCATCCCGAGGTCTACATCGTGTTCTTCCCCGCGCTCGGCGTGATGGCCGAAACGTTCCAGACGTTCACGGGCCGGCGGATCGTCGGCCGGAAGTGGTTCATCGCCGCGATGGTGCTGGTGGCGCTCCAGAGCTTCGTGGTCTGGATGCATCACATGTTCCTGACCTCGATCAACCTCCAGATCAAGACGCTGTTCATGGCCACCACCATCGGCATCTCCCTCCCGTTCGACCTGATGGTGTTCTCGCTGATCTACACCACCATCAAAGGAAAGGTGCGCTTCGCCACTCCCTTCCTGTTCACGTTCGGCTCGCTCATCCTGTTCATCGTCGGCGGGATCACGGGCGTGTTCCTCGGCGCGGTCGTGCTGGACTATCAGTTCCGCGGGACCTACTGGGTGGTCGCCCATTTCCACTACGTGATGGTCGGCGGCGTCACGGCACTCATCGGCGGGCTCTACTACTGGTTCCCGAAGATGACGGGGAAGATGTACGACGAGTTCCTCGGGAAGGTCCACTTCTGGCTGTACTTCATCGGGTTCAACCTGCTCTACTTCCCGATGTTCGTCGCGTGGGAGACCCCGCGTCGGGTGTTCGAGTACCCCGAGGAACTCACGATCTGGCACCAGCTCGCCACGGTCGGTGGGTTCATTCTTGGAGCTTCGTTCCTCGTGATGTTCTACAATCTCACGAAGAGCCTCGTGGATGGCGAGGCCGCCGACGGCAACCCGTGGGCGTACTCCACCACCGCCGAGTGGGCGATCCCGTCGCCGCCGCCGCTCGAGAACTTCCCCGGCGTCCCGAGCTACCGCAGCGGCTCGCTCGACTTCCTCGGCGGTTCACCGGAGGTCGCGGACGGCGGCGAGGTCACCGACGGCGGCACGCTCACGACGCCCGACGCACAGGCACACGAGGCACACGCGGGCGAACCTGAGAGCCACGCGAGCATCTGGCCGTTCGCGATCGGCGTCGGGGCGTTTTTCGTGTTCCTTGGGCTCTCGGGCTTCCAGGAGGGGACCCTCGCACCCGGCTTCGCCGGGGGGACCTATCTCACGTTCGCACTCGTCGGGACCGCGATCACCGGCGTCTCGCTCGTGGCGCTCGGACGCGAACGGTTCCACGCACCGACGGGACCGTTCGGGGAGAGCTGGCCATTTGAGGCGGTCGAGAACACCAAGCTCGGCGTCTGGATCTTCCTCGCCTCCGACATCGTGCTGTTCGGTGCGTTCATCGGCTCGTACGTGTTCGTTCGGATCTCCGCGGGCTGGACCGGGTGGGAGCTCGTGCCGGGTGATTCGATCCCCGGTCTGATGAACACCTACCTGCTCCTCACGAGCAGCTTCACCGTGATCCTCGCGCTGGTCGCCGCCGAAAAGCGGAGTCGATGGGGCGTGGTGACGTGCATCACTACGACGATCCTGCTCGGGATCGGCTTCCTCGTGAACAAGGGGCTCGAATGGAACCACCTCTTCCACGAGGGGATCGCGATCTCCTCGAACGTCCGCACGTCGACGTTCTTCCTCACCACGGGGCTCCACGCCGCCCACGTCATCATCGGGCTGTTGATCGCGGTCTACATGCTCGTGCGGGCGTGGCGGGGGGCGTACTTGGATGACGAGCGCCCCCTCGAGTACTTCGGGCTGTACTGGCACTTCGTGGACATCGTGTGGCTGTTCCTGTTCCCGCTGTTTTACATCCTGTGA
- a CDS encoding cytochrome C oxidase subunit IV family protein yields MPSTKLYAGIYVVLFAFATAQVAFEFVGLLESAYWLAFGAIIVLSLIKALFVAGYYQHLRYEPRSITFVVLSGLITALVLTIAASYSIT; encoded by the coding sequence ATGCCATCAACCAAACTCTACGCCGGGATCTACGTGGTGCTGTTCGCGTTCGCGACCGCCCAGGTCGCGTTCGAGTTCGTGGGGCTGCTCGAAAGCGCGTACTGGCTCGCGTTCGGGGCGATCATCGTGCTCTCGCTGATCAAGGCGCTGTTCGTCGCGGGCTACTACCAACATCTCCGGTACGAGCCGCGATCGATCACGTTCGTCGTGCTCTCGGGGCTCATCACGGCGCTCGTGCTGACGATCGCCGCCTCGTACTCGATCACCTGA
- a CDS encoding DUF7577 domain-containing protein, with protein sequence MNVAVWGLAMLVVLPLLQLPLIVYLSRRVEADEESPPPAGWGDGVYPPDPNVSQQVDGESSGASTPDRSPPSTPPLPSASPAPSTLPESPPSSVPSTIRCRRCDAANDPEFTYCHDCVARL encoded by the coding sequence ATGAACGTGGCCGTCTGGGGACTCGCGATGCTCGTGGTGCTTCCGCTGTTGCAGCTCCCGCTCATCGTCTATCTCTCGCGGCGCGTCGAGGCCGACGAGGAGTCCCCGCCCCCGGCAGGCTGGGGTGACGGTGTGTATCCACCCGATCCGAACGTCTCGCAGCAAGTCGATGGGGAGTCGTCCGGTGCTTCGACGCCGGACCGATCGCCACCGTCGACGCCGCCCCTGCCGTCCGCATCGCCTGCGCCGTCCACGTTGCCCGAGTCGCCTCCATCGTCCGTCCCGTCGACGATCCGCTGTCGTCGCTGTGACGCCGCAAACGATCCCGAATTCACGTACTGCCACGACTGCGTGGCGAGGCTGTAA
- a CDS encoding DUF7410 domain-containing protein — MTESLAHDSSPTPDSSSIPDSTSTPDTAIPDAETPAAQCPYCSRPFRTERACTLHLGDSHRGEWTDGEQATYEAAVDEEADDLFVFHLKVVGALSLLYAGYVLAYMIVLGLQG; from the coding sequence ATGACCGAATCACTCGCTCACGACAGTTCACCGACGCCCGACAGTTCGTCGATCCCCGACAGCACGTCCACCCCCGACACCGCGATCCCGGACGCGGAGACACCCGCGGCGCAGTGTCCGTACTGTTCACGACCGTTCCGCACCGAACGGGCGTGTACGCTCCACCTCGGCGACAGCCACCGCGGAGAGTGGACCGACGGCGAGCAGGCGACCTACGAGGCCGCCGTGGACGAGGAGGCCGACGATCTGTTCGTGTTCCACCTCAAGGTCGTCGGCGCACTCAGTCTGCTGTACGCTGGATACGTACTCGCGTACATGATCGTTCTCGGGTTACAGGGCTGA
- a CDS encoding DUF7537 family lipoprotein, which translates to MTRRTVLVVAVAVLVLLAGCSSLAGNGADSTETSAVTNGTTIDNGTATATPTSSATPTATSTPTATATQTATSTPTATQTATPTPTATSTPTATQTATPTPTATPTPTPTPTATPTPTPTATPTATPTPTPTATPEPSIGAEPPLEAGSIASAHQSGLEAAGTFTVNSSSTIRGTGEDSGADTSGARVDLDANTAYQVSQPTEEATRYTYAEGATAYKKNVLDGFDEPEYETDELGRPLAESLTAGRTVLETVRAVDYERSGTVTSEGQQLAVYVANGSDSVETGALYRGEEITEFSSTLVIDPGTGVVHRLQTERTTDAFSAGEPVTVVDTLEFSNVGSTSVEQPGWVEQLKNDEG; encoded by the coding sequence ATGACGCGACGGACGGTACTCGTGGTCGCGGTCGCCGTACTCGTGTTGCTCGCCGGCTGTAGCTCGCTGGCGGGCAACGGGGCGGATTCGACCGAGACCTCCGCAGTCACGAACGGAACGACCATCGACAACGGAACCGCCACCGCAACCCCAACCAGTTCGGCGACGCCGACGGCAACATCCACGCCGACAGCCACCGCGACGCAAACGGCAACGTCCACGCCGACGGCAACGCAAACGGCGACACCGACTCCAACGGCAACATCCACGCCGACGGCAACGCAAACGGCGACACCCACGCCGACAGCGACCCCAACGCCCACACCAACCCCAACGGCAACACCGACACCAACCCCGACGGCGACCCCAACGGCAACACCGACGCCGACCCCTACCGCGACGCCGGAGCCGTCGATCGGAGCCGAACCGCCGCTGGAGGCTGGTTCGATCGCGAGCGCCCACCAGAGCGGGCTCGAAGCGGCGGGAACGTTCACCGTCAACAGCAGCTCGACGATTCGCGGAACCGGCGAGGATTCGGGAGCCGACACCAGTGGGGCCCGCGTTGACCTCGACGCGAACACCGCCTACCAGGTCTCGCAGCCGACCGAGGAGGCCACCCGGTACACCTACGCCGAGGGCGCAACAGCATACAAGAAGAACGTCCTGGACGGGTTCGACGAACCCGAGTACGAAACCGACGAGCTCGGCCGGCCGCTGGCCGAGAGTCTCACCGCCGGCCGCACCGTCCTCGAAACCGTCCGTGCGGTCGACTACGAACGCAGCGGCACCGTCACGAGCGAGGGCCAGCAGCTCGCGGTGTACGTCGCCAACGGCTCGGACAGTGTCGAAACAGGTGCCCTGTACCGGGGCGAGGAGATTACCGAATTCAGTTCGACGCTCGTGATCGATCCCGGGACCGGCGTCGTCCACCGGCTCCAGACCGAACGCACGACGGACGCGTTCAGCGCGGGTGAACCGGTGACCGTGGTGGATACTCTGGAGTTCTCGAACGTCGGCTCGACTTCGGTCGAACAGCCCGGCTGGGTCGAACAACTGAAAAACGACGAGGGCTGA
- a CDS encoding 30S ribosomal protein S6e, protein MADFTVVVADPEEGAAHQRAVEGQDANRFIGRSIGEEVDGSAVGLDGYTVEITGGSDTAGRPMREDVAGSALTSILVDGGTGYKPTREGERKRVTVRGREVGEETRQINASIADRGDQSVAELLDDADADDADDDE, encoded by the coding sequence ATGGCAGACTTCACCGTTGTCGTGGCCGACCCCGAGGAGGGGGCGGCCCACCAGCGTGCGGTCGAGGGACAGGACGCAAACCGCTTCATCGGCCGCTCGATCGGCGAGGAGGTCGATGGCTCGGCGGTGGGTCTCGACGGCTACACCGTCGAGATCACTGGCGGCTCCGACACCGCCGGCCGACCGATGCGCGAGGACGTCGCGGGATCGGCGCTCACGTCGATTCTCGTCGACGGCGGCACCGGGTACAAGCCGACACGCGAGGGCGAACGCAAGCGTGTCACCGTCCGCGGGCGCGAAGTCGGCGAGGAGACCCGCCAGATCAACGCGAGCATCGCCGACCGCGGCGACCAGTCGGTCGCGGAGCTGCTCGACGACGCCGACGCGGACGACGCGGACGACGACGAGTAG